The Paenibacillus tianjinensis genome has a window encoding:
- a CDS encoding AbrB/MazE/SpoVT family DNA-binding domain-containing protein, producing MKDTGMIRSLDSLGRIVVPVEIRMTRNIDIGDPIEFFILNEEIIVLRKYTSTECTFCRSLDHVTYYKDQFICNNCLKELGDPGRLSAEPEPLEDPAEDESIRNSRRTKTEEMSQRLEKAMAEHPYANQKELAGVLGISQARVSQLKRKISTTGK from the coding sequence ATGAAGGATACAGGCATGATCCGGAGTTTGGACAGTCTTGGCAGAATTGTGGTTCCCGTAGAAATCCGCATGACACGAAATATCGACATTGGGGACCCTATCGAATTTTTTATCCTGAATGAGGAGATTATCGTTCTCCGGAAGTACACATCAACAGAATGCACCTTCTGCCGGAGCCTCGACCACGTGACCTACTACAAGGATCAGTTTATCTGCAACAATTGCCTCAAGGAGCTGGGAGATCCGGGCCGCCTCTCTGCGGAACCCGAACCGCTTGAAGACCCTGCTGAAGATGAATCTATCCGTAACAGCCGGAGAACGAAAACTGAAGAAATGAGCCAGCGTCTGGAGAAGGCTATGGCGGAGCACCCGTACGCCAACCAGAAGGAGCTCGCCGGAGTGCTTGGCATCAGCCAGGCCAGAGTAAGCCAGCTCAAGCGAAAGATCAGTACGACTGGCAAATAG
- the motB gene encoding flagellar motor protein MotB yields MSKKTRHEEHEEHADESWLLPYSDLMTLLVALFLVMYAMSATDAKKFEEMSQAFSNALNGGTGILDQRSATPTQSQLDQGKHDKMDNVVAENTGESDISKLRKQEQEDLEKLKKQFDQYIDKNGLSDLLSTKLNQSQLMITISDNALFASGQAEVKDESRQLAKSISSMLQQFPDYDVLVQGHTDNIPISNSSYSSNWDLSVDRALHFMKILLLNPNLNPVKFSPIGYGEYHPIAPNTTAAGRAKNRRVEVSILRKYQEATNTTTVVPPGK; encoded by the coding sequence GTGAGCAAAAAGACTAGACATGAAGAACACGAAGAGCATGCCGACGAATCCTGGCTATTGCCCTATTCTGACTTAATGACACTGCTGGTCGCCCTGTTCCTCGTTATGTACGCCATGAGTGCTACAGATGCCAAGAAATTTGAAGAAATGAGCCAGGCCTTCAGCAACGCGCTGAACGGCGGAACAGGCATTCTCGACCAGCGGTCAGCAACGCCTACCCAATCCCAGCTCGATCAGGGCAAGCATGATAAGATGGACAACGTTGTTGCCGAGAATACAGGAGAATCGGATATCTCAAAGCTTCGTAAACAGGAACAAGAAGACCTCGAGAAGCTGAAGAAGCAGTTCGATCAGTATATTGATAAAAACGGGCTTAGCGATCTGCTCAGCACGAAGCTGAACCAGTCACAGCTGATGATTACGATCAGCGACAACGCCCTGTTCGCGTCAGGACAGGCAGAGGTAAAAGATGAGTCGCGCCAGCTGGCCAAATCGATATCAAGCATGCTGCAGCAATTTCCCGATTATGATGTACTGGTGCAGGGACATACGGATAACATTCCGATTTCCAACAGCAGCTACTCGTCCAACTGGGATCTCAGCGTAGACCGTGCACTTCATTTCATGAAAATCCTGCTGCTGAACCCGAATTTGAATCCCGTCAAGTTCAGCCCGATCGGATACGGGGAATATCATCCGATTGCCCCCAATACTACTGCGGCCGGACGGGCCAAGAACCGCCGTGTAGAAGTCTCCATTCTTCGTAAATATCAGGAGGCAACGAATACTACAACCGTTGTTCCTCCCGGCAAATAA
- the rluF gene encoding 23S rRNA pseudouridine(2604) synthase RluF: MRINKFISETGYCSRREADKLVESGRVTINGERAVLGSQASTGDKVLIDGKTLETGSQVVYIALNKPVGITSTTEAHIQGNIVDFVGHHERIFPIGRLDKDSEGLILLTNDGDIVNKILRAEGKHEKEYVVTVDRPVTPSFITGMSSGVKILGGKTLPCEVTRISERVFRIILTEGKNRQIRRMCSAFGYEVRRLQRIRVMNIRLGALQTGEWRELSAQEKQELGAMLNYELQ; this comes from the coding sequence GTGAGAATTAATAAATTCATCAGTGAGACAGGATACTGTTCACGCCGTGAAGCAGACAAGCTGGTTGAGAGCGGGAGGGTGACCATCAACGGAGAGCGTGCTGTGCTGGGCAGCCAGGCCTCTACGGGTGATAAGGTCCTGATCGATGGGAAAACGCTTGAAACGGGCAGCCAGGTCGTTTATATCGCTCTAAATAAACCCGTGGGCATCACCTCCACCACAGAAGCCCATATTCAGGGCAATATCGTTGATTTTGTGGGACATCATGAACGTATTTTCCCGATAGGCCGGCTCGATAAAGATTCTGAAGGCCTAATCCTGCTTACGAATGACGGCGATATCGTCAATAAAATATTGCGTGCTGAAGGTAAACATGAGAAGGAATATGTTGTAACGGTAGACAGACCGGTTACACCATCCTTTATCACAGGGATGTCGAGTGGAGTCAAGATCCTTGGCGGCAAGACGCTTCCCTGTGAAGTGACACGGATAAGTGAGCGGGTGTTCCGCATTATTCTAACCGAAGGCAAGAACCGGCAGATCCGCCGTATGTGCAGTGCCTTCGGCTATGAGGTAAGACGCCTGCAGCGTATCCGTGTTATGAACATTCGCCTGGGCGCCTTGCAAACCGGTGAATGGCGCGAATTATCGGCACAGGAGAAGCAGGAGCTGGGAGCCATGCTGAATTATGAACTACAGTAG
- the motA gene encoding flagellar motor stator protein MotA, which yields MEISTILGLVFGLIAVLYGMVLKGAPLASLNTPAAYLIIFLGTIASIFMAFPMSEIKSIPKLFKLLFIQQKMVQKSDLITLFMEWASITRREGLLALESKVDEIEDDFLRNGMRMIIDGNDQEFVRDVLMEDIHATEDRHKAGALIFSQAGMYAPTLGVLGAVIGLIAALADMSDMEILAHAIAGAFIATLLGIFTGYVLWHPMSNKLKRISKKEIQIRLMMVEGLLSIQSGVSTIAINQKLSVFLTPSERAKLSSKEGGSSEQKD from the coding sequence ATGGAAATTTCAACAATACTTGGTTTGGTCTTTGGTCTGATTGCAGTCCTTTATGGGATGGTGCTCAAGGGTGCTCCGCTTGCAAGCTTGAACACTCCCGCAGCTTATCTCATCATTTTTCTCGGTACAATCGCATCTATTTTCATGGCCTTTCCCATGTCGGAAATCAAAAGCATTCCCAAATTGTTCAAGCTGCTCTTCATTCAGCAGAAAATGGTGCAAAAGTCTGATCTGATCACTTTGTTTATGGAATGGGCATCCATTACCCGGCGTGAAGGACTGCTGGCGCTTGAATCCAAAGTAGACGAAATTGAAGACGATTTTCTGAGAAACGGGATGCGCATGATTATCGACGGCAACGATCAGGAATTTGTCCGTGATGTTTTGATGGAAGATATCCATGCTACAGAAGATAGACATAAAGCCGGAGCACTGATTTTCTCCCAGGCGGGTATGTACGCTCCAACACTTGGTGTACTCGGGGCCGTTATCGGCTTGATTGCCGCACTTGCGGATATGAGTGATATGGAAATTCTGGCCCACGCGATCGCCGGTGCATTTATAGCTACGCTGCTCGGTATATTCACCGGTTATGTATTGTGGCACCCGATGTCTAACAAGCTCAAACGAATCTCCAAAAAAGAAATACAAATCAGACTGATGATGGTGGAGGGGCTGCTGTCCATCCAATCAGGGGTTTCAACCATCGCTATTAACCAGAAACTGTCTGTCTTCCTGACTCCTTCGGAGCGTGCCAAGCTAAGCAGTAAGGAGGGCGGCTCGAGTGAGCAAAAAGACTAG
- a CDS encoding DNA-3-methyladenine glycosylase: MDCNEHEDRSSRESIRPRRLLSPDLYRLPALQAAPLLLGQHLVRRTEDGEIRCRIVETESYGGIEDKGSHAFGGRRTARTEVMFSSGGTIYIYLIYGMYHCLNVVTAGEGDPHAVLIRAVEPLTPGDAAQMSAYRGIAYRNPSGLSGGPGKLCRALRIDKSLNGRRLDVPGSPLWLEQGDPVESLDIVQAPRINIPYAEEYTQLPWRFYLRNNPYVSVKDKLEQPFNLR; the protein is encoded by the coding sequence ATGGACTGCAATGAACACGAGGACAGATCGAGCCGCGAAAGCATCCGCCCTCGGCGTCTGCTGTCACCCGATTTATACAGGCTACCGGCACTGCAGGCTGCACCTCTTCTCCTGGGCCAGCATTTGGTCCGGCGTACAGAGGACGGAGAGATCCGCTGCCGCATCGTAGAGACAGAAAGCTACGGAGGGATAGAAGACAAGGGCAGTCACGCCTTTGGCGGCCGCCGGACCGCACGCACTGAAGTGATGTTCAGCTCCGGCGGGACAATCTACATCTACCTGATATACGGCATGTACCATTGCCTCAATGTGGTTACTGCCGGGGAAGGCGACCCGCATGCCGTGCTGATCCGGGCGGTTGAGCCGCTAACACCTGGTGATGCGGCGCAGATGTCGGCCTACCGCGGCATTGCTTACAGGAATCCTTCCGGGCTCTCAGGAGGCCCGGGCAAGCTATGCCGTGCCCTCCGGATCGACAAAAGCCTTAACGGCCGCCGGCTGGATGTACCAGGCAGTCCCCTCTGGCTGGAACAGGGGGACCCGGTGGAGAGCCTGGATATTGTCCAGGCCCCGCGCATTAATATTCCTTACGCAGAAGAATACACACAGCTTCCCTGGCGCTTCTATCTCAGGAATAACCCTTACGTTTCAGTAAAGGATAAGCTGGAGCAGCCCTTCAACCTGAGGTAA
- a CDS encoding 4a-hydroxytetrahydrobiopterin dehydratase: protein MQFTEEELREQISKLEGWKLEQEVVVRKYMFNEYMKGIAFVDEVAAISEAFDHHPHITIDYKTVILRLSAKEESGLGALDFRQAHEFNEAFEKNR from the coding sequence TTGCAATTTACAGAGGAAGAACTGCGTGAGCAGATAAGTAAGCTGGAGGGGTGGAAGCTGGAGCAGGAGGTTGTGGTGCGCAAATATATGTTCAACGAATATATGAAGGGCATTGCCTTTGTGGATGAAGTAGCCGCCATATCTGAGGCCTTCGATCATCATCCGCATATTACCATTGACTACAAGACTGTGATCCTGCGCTTATCGGCAAAAGAAGAGAGCGGCCTCGGAGCGCTTGATTTCCGCCAGGCCCATGAATTTAATGAAGCCTTTGAGAAAAACCGCTAG
- a CDS encoding c-type cytochrome, with translation MQKWIMSGLFFAACAFAVVLLFTLPGKAEVAEESKPTMPQVTLDAASAEAIVTANCISCHGDQLQGNVGPSLQHEGSEHDAEGIYSIVSKGRGQMPSFKDKLAPEEIANVALWLAEKK, from the coding sequence ATGCAGAAATGGATCATGAGCGGTTTGTTTTTCGCCGCCTGCGCCTTTGCGGTAGTGCTCTTGTTCACACTGCCAGGCAAAGCAGAGGTCGCAGAAGAAAGTAAGCCGACGATGCCGCAAGTCACACTGGATGCCGCAAGTGCAGAAGCAATCGTTACAGCCAATTGTATTTCTTGCCATGGCGATCAGCTTCAGGGTAATGTAGGACCGAGTCTGCAGCATGAGGGCAGCGAACACGATGCTGAAGGCATCTACAGTATCGTCTCCAAGGGACGTGGGCAAATGCCTTCCTTTAAGGATAAGCTGGCTCCTGAGGAAATCGCAAACGTCGCCCTATGGCTTGCAGAGAAGAAGTAA
- a CDS encoding M1 family metallopeptidase — MKPLSLRYMIISATLAALALLGGAIWVLSGHSPAALSAAAPKAAKSPAAAPQSKAAQPHLPESKPLPVSEALSQRVAEYHIDVRLIPDAALLEASETVTWTHPGLKPVQELYFHLYPNAFASEKTTFMKESGGELRGDTMPADGFGSMAITDLRTTEGVSLMQRLQYVQPDDGNVHDKTLVKVHLPQPVNGGESVTLKIRFEVKLPKIFARMGTAGDFVMAGQWFPKLSVYEPKGTRGVKAEGWDLHQYHGTSEFYSDFGIYNVTISVPANYTVGATGFPVKAAQIKQDRKIYQFYADDVHDFAWAASPDFVVAEEAFSAPNVPGVRIKLYLDPLHKDLKERYFQAAKAALTAFSKWYGPYPYSTLSIIVPPKEGNGAGGMEYPTLITAFGAAESSPGTSLERTVIHEIGHQYFYGMVANNEFEEAWLDESFTSYAEDRLMEQEYGVSSNIGLQASLVSTSQPLNLETWKYTTADGYTRNVYIRGKLVLKDIERQTGTKTMDAIMLAYARKYRFHHPSTEDFQKIVEKVTKKSWQAYFDQYVYSGGSPDFSVDHIKTSIAKSSAEGENGRYKIMVKVSNKGSQYGDVPIKFTFSDGYTVRKIWNGGQKAANFQLTYKAPLMSVEIDPDHSILLESKHLNNFMLAELAPKTLSRWTLVSTKLLETLLGTLVW; from the coding sequence ATGAAGCCACTGTCATTAAGGTACATGATCATCTCTGCGACCCTGGCCGCCCTCGCCCTGCTGGGAGGCGCCATATGGGTTCTTTCAGGGCACAGCCCTGCCGCACTGTCCGCGGCTGCGCCAAAAGCGGCCAAGTCCCCCGCTGCCGCGCCTCAGTCCAAAGCTGCGCAGCCACATCTTCCCGAGAGTAAGCCGCTTCCCGTTTCTGAGGCCTTAAGCCAGCGTGTTGCCGAGTATCATATCGATGTACGGCTGATCCCGGATGCAGCCCTACTTGAGGCCTCCGAGACGGTAACCTGGACCCACCCTGGTTTAAAGCCCGTACAAGAGCTCTATTTTCACCTCTATCCCAATGCCTTTGCTTCAGAAAAAACTACGTTTATGAAGGAATCCGGAGGCGAGCTGCGCGGGGACACGATGCCAGCGGACGGATTCGGCAGCATGGCCATTACCGACCTGCGGACCACTGAAGGAGTCTCACTTATGCAGCGTCTGCAGTATGTGCAGCCCGATGACGGAAATGTACACGACAAGACGCTTGTAAAGGTACATCTTCCGCAGCCGGTGAACGGCGGAGAAAGCGTAACCCTCAAAATCCGGTTTGAGGTCAAGCTTCCGAAAATATTCGCCCGCATGGGAACTGCAGGAGACTTTGTAATGGCAGGGCAGTGGTTTCCCAAGCTTAGCGTCTACGAGCCTAAAGGGACTAGGGGAGTAAAGGCGGAAGGCTGGGATTTACACCAGTACCATGGCACTTCCGAATTTTACAGCGACTTCGGTATTTACAACGTTACCATTTCAGTCCCCGCAAACTACACCGTTGGGGCAACCGGCTTTCCGGTAAAGGCTGCCCAGATCAAGCAGGACCGGAAGATCTATCAATTTTATGCAGATGATGTTCACGACTTCGCCTGGGCCGCTTCCCCGGATTTCGTGGTTGCTGAGGAAGCCTTCTCCGCCCCGAACGTACCGGGTGTACGCATCAAGCTATATCTGGACCCGCTGCACAAGGATCTTAAGGAGCGTTATTTCCAGGCCGCCAAGGCCGCGTTGACCGCTTTTAGCAAGTGGTACGGGCCGTACCCTTATTCCACATTGTCGATTATCGTACCGCCCAAAGAGGGGAATGGTGCAGGCGGAATGGAGTATCCGACCCTGATTACCGCCTTCGGCGCAGCCGAAAGCTCCCCTGGCACCTCGCTGGAGCGCACTGTCATCCATGAGATTGGCCATCAATATTTTTACGGCATGGTGGCGAACAACGAGTTTGAAGAAGCCTGGCTGGATGAAAGCTTCACCTCCTATGCGGAGGACCGCCTGATGGAGCAGGAATACGGTGTCTCCTCCAATATTGGCCTGCAGGCCAGTCTTGTGTCCACCTCGCAGCCGCTTAATCTGGAAACCTGGAAATACACGACCGCCGACGGGTATACCCGTAATGTGTACATCCGCGGCAAGCTGGTACTTAAGGATATCGAACGGCAGACCGGAACCAAAACCATGGACGCTATAATGCTGGCGTATGCCCGCAAGTACAGGTTTCATCACCCTTCTACTGAGGATTTCCAAAAGATCGTAGAGAAAGTAACGAAAAAATCATGGCAGGCTTATTTCGACCAATATGTTTACAGCGGCGGGTCTCCTGATTTCTCTGTGGACCATATAAAGACCAGCATCGCCAAGAGTAGCGCAGAGGGAGAAAACGGCCGCTATAAAATCATGGTAAAGGTGAGTAACAAAGGCAGCCAGTATGGTGATGTACCCATCAAATTCACCTTTTCGGACGGATACACGGTAAGGAAAATTTGGAATGGCGGGCAGAAGGCGGCCAATTTTCAGCTAACCTACAAAGCGCCTCTTATGTCCGTAGAGATTGATCCTGACCACTCCATTCTGCTGGAGAGCAAGCACCTTAATAATTTCATGCTGGCGGAGCTTGCGCCGAAGACACTCTCCCGCTGGACGCTAGTATCAACCAAACTGCTTGAAACTCTGCTCGGAACTCTTGTCTGGTGA
- a CDS encoding C40 family peptidase, producing the protein MKKKLAAALLSFSIILTIGAGSAFADSKMDKVIDKAIGTKYVSGGVSTNGFDCSGFTMYVFDKIGINLPHQSGSQYQMGTAISRDNLREGDLVFFNTSGRGVSHVGIYVGDGKFAHASSSKGVTISSLSDSYYVNRYVGAKRIMSTDAYQTVATDSQDNDDVQ; encoded by the coding sequence TTGAAGAAGAAGTTAGCAGCCGCATTATTAAGTTTTTCTATCATTCTTACCATTGGAGCAGGAAGCGCTTTCGCCGATTCCAAAATGGATAAAGTCATCGACAAAGCCATCGGAACTAAATACGTATCCGGCGGTGTATCGACAAACGGCTTTGATTGCTCCGGATTTACCATGTACGTATTTGACAAGATCGGCATTAACCTGCCGCATCAATCCGGCTCCCAATACCAGATGGGCACTGCCATCTCCCGTGACAATCTGCGGGAAGGCGATCTTGTATTCTTTAATACAAGCGGCCGTGGCGTATCCCATGTAGGCATTTATGTCGGTGACGGCAAATTCGCACATGCTTCATCTTCTAAAGGTGTAACTATCAGCTCGCTGAGTGACAGTTACTACGTCAACCGCTACGTTGGCGCCAAACGCATCATGAGCACGGATGCTTATCAGACTGTAGCAACAGATTCACAAGATAATGATGATGTGCAATAA
- a CDS encoding C40 family peptidase, which produces MVFTLGAGSAFADSKMDTVITKTLGTSYKTGGTSTAGFDCSGFTKYVFKSVGLTLPRTSKAQFSVGTAVSKSNLRSGDLVFFNTLGSGVSHVGIYVGNGKFAQSSSSRGVTITSMSNSYWANRYVGAKRVMSTTAYQAVAYD; this is translated from the coding sequence ATGGTATTCACACTGGGGGCAGGAAGCGCATTTGCCGACTCCAAAATGGATACCGTGATTACAAAAACGCTGGGAACGTCGTATAAAACCGGGGGCACAAGCACTGCCGGCTTTGATTGTTCTGGATTCACCAAATACGTATTTAAGAGCGTCGGCCTTACCTTGCCGCGCACTTCTAAAGCACAATTCAGCGTAGGAACCGCCGTTTCCAAGAGTAATCTCCGTTCCGGTGACCTTGTATTCTTCAATACCTTGGGCAGTGGGGTATCCCATGTCGGCATTTATGTCGGAAACGGGAAGTTTGCACAATCATCCAGTTCCCGTGGTGTTACTATCACTTCGATGAGCAATTCTTACTGGGCCAACCGCTACGTTGGGGCCAAACGTGTAATGAGCACAACAGCTTACCAGGCTGTCGCTTACGATTGA
- a CDS encoding YwhD family protein, protein MDNVQPEGKKQIALNIVNAKSKHKGFGAGSIDLNNVSPVIIDGGEAVIDIGAMHAKSKVEKGIKFSTNREDVPAGRQVWVVWVAVDRTPEGQLYGGITACEMWIDSEARRGWKILADHVNKLDAALKRKIILDGLGAADKAALKSLLISHNEEWWAASSDELKSALAE, encoded by the coding sequence GTGGATAACGTACAACCGGAGGGCAAGAAGCAGATTGCTTTGAATATTGTGAACGCGAAGAGCAAGCATAAAGGCTTCGGCGCCGGGTCCATTGATCTGAACAACGTATCGCCAGTCATCATTGACGGCGGTGAAGCAGTTATCGATATCGGTGCCATGCATGCCAAGAGCAAAGTGGAGAAGGGAATTAAATTCTCTACGAACCGTGAGGATGTTCCGGCTGGAAGGCAGGTTTGGGTGGTGTGGGTAGCGGTGGACCGTACGCCGGAGGGCCAGCTCTACGGAGGCATTACCGCCTGCGAGATGTGGATTGACTCTGAGGCGCGCCGCGGCTGGAAGATCCTTGCCGATCATGTGAATAAGCTGGATGCCGCCCTGAAGCGCAAGATTATTCTGGATGGACTGGGTGCAGCGGACAAGGCAGCGCTGAAATCACTGCTGATCTCCCACAATGAGGAATGGTGGGCAGCTTCTTCCGATGAGTTGAAGTCTGCACTGGCTGAATAG
- a CDS encoding GNAT family N-acetyltransferase, producing MISSPVTFHVVPMEPSHAENICEWIYKPPYNIYGWMPWEQMQALGIEFGDPVLRSQQYVSVVNEQGDLCGFAQLFPMEGVVRLGIGMRPDLCGRGMGHLFMEAIVQAALKRYPEREIDLEVLTWNQRAIRTYQKCGFTITDTYERRTPSGDRPFYCMVYDK from the coding sequence ATGATCAGTTCCCCTGTTACCTTTCATGTTGTTCCTATGGAACCCAGCCATGCCGAGAATATCTGTGAGTGGATTTATAAGCCGCCCTATAATATCTACGGATGGATGCCCTGGGAGCAAATGCAGGCGCTCGGTATTGAATTCGGAGATCCGGTTTTGCGCAGTCAACAGTATGTATCCGTAGTGAACGAGCAAGGAGACCTTTGCGGCTTCGCACAGCTGTTCCCGATGGAGGGTGTGGTCAGGCTCGGCATCGGCATGCGGCCGGACTTGTGCGGTCGCGGAATGGGCCATTTGTTCATGGAAGCCATTGTGCAGGCTGCCCTGAAGCGTTACCCGGAACGGGAAATCGATCTGGAGGTGTTGACCTGGAACCAGCGGGCTATTCGAACATACCAGAAATGCGGCTTCACCATCACCGACACGTATGAACGCCGCACTCCAAGTGGCGATAGGCCCTTTTATTGCATGGTCTATGATAAATAA